The genomic region AGATAGGTTTTCAAACTTATTTCTAAATAACTTAGATGAAAATCTTGAATTAGCTAAAATTTCTTTGGAAATATCTTCTTCAATTAATTCTTCAAATCTTTCTAGATCTTTATGTCATGGTGATTTTGTTAATAAAAATATATTAATTTCTGATAATGAAATATCACTTATTGATTTCGATAAATGTAGACTAGATTATTGCACAAAAGACCTGTCATATTTTTTAAGAAGATTACTTAAACGTGAAACCACCAACTGGCAAATAAATCTTACTTTAGACATTTTGAATAGTTACATGGAAGAAAACAACTTAACAGAAGATGACTTAAAATATATCATAGCATATATTGCCTTCCCACAAAAATTTTGGAAACTTTCAAGAGATTATTATAGAAATATAAAAAAGTGTAATAGAAATGCCTTTATACTTCTCCTTGAAAAAGCAATAAAAAGATCAGAAAATCAGTTAGATTTTATTTATAAGCTTATAAAATCTTTTAACAAGTATTACACTACAAGGATATAGTCAGTTGGGCCTGTGAAGATTAGAGCAATTTTCGACAAACTGAAAATCTAAATAATTAAATCCATAACTAAAACTTAAAAATCTAAACAAGTTTTGCTTAACACTAAAAAAATAGATGTTACACAAAATGCGTAACATCTATTTTTTATTTATTTTCTTGGATTTTTAACTTGTGCTTGTGCAGCAGCAAGTCTTGCAATTGGAACTCTAAATGGTGAACAAGATACATAATTAAGACCTACATTATGGAAGAATTCAACTGATGAAGGATCTCCACCGTGTTCTCCACAAACTCCTAATTTAATGTCTGGTCTAGTTGCTTTACCTTTTTCTACTGCAATCTTAACTAATTGTCCAACACCTGTTTGGTCAACCTTAGCAAATGGATCTTGTTCATATATATTTCTATCATAATAATGCTTTAAGAATTTAGCAGCATCATCTCTTGAGAAACCAAAGGTCATTTGAGTTAAGTCATTTGTACCAAAGGAGAAGAATTCTGCTTCTTTAGCAATTTCATCTGCAGTTAATGCAGCTCTAGGTATTTCTATCATTGTACCTACATGATATTCTAACTCAACACCTTTTTCTTCCATAACCTTCTTAGCAGTTTCAACAACTACATCCTTAACATATTTTAATTCCTTTACTTCTCCTACTAATGGGATCATTATTTCAGGAACTATGTTATATCCCTTATTCTTTTTAACTTCTATCGCAGCTTCTATAACAGCTCTAGTTTGCATTTCTGCTATTTCAGGATAAGAAACTGCAAGTCTACAACCTCTATGACCCATCATTGGATTGAATTCATGAAGATTTCTAACTGTTGCTTTTAATTCTTCAAAAGTTAATCCTAATTCCTCTGCTAATTCACGAATTTCCTCATCTGTATGAGGTAAGAATTCATGTAGAGGTGGATCTAAGAATCTTATAGTAGCAGGTCTTTCTTCTAATGCTTCATAAATTCCAATAAAGTCTTCTCTTTGCATTGGAAGAAGTTTTTCTAAAGCTTTTCTTCTATCTTCTTCATTTTTAGCTACTATCATTTCTCTTACTGCCATAATTCTATCTTCAGCAAAGAACATATGCTCAGTTCTGCAAAGACCTATACCTTCTGCTCCAAATTCTACAGCTTGCTTTGTATCTCTTGGAGTATCTGCATTAGTTCTAACCTTTAATTTTCTAATTTCATCTGCCCATCCCATAAATTTAGCAAAATGTCCTGATATTTCTGGAGCAACTGTAGCTATTTTTTCTCCATAAACATTTCCAGTTGAACCATCTATTGAAATATAATCATCAGCTGTATAAACCTTTCCAGCTACTTCTAAAGTTTTAGCTTCTTCATTAATTACTAATTCTCCACATCCAGCTACACAGCAAGTTCCCATTCCTCTAGCAACAACTGCAGCATGAGAAGTCATACCCCCTCTTACTGTTAATATACCTTCAGCAGCAATCATTCCTTCTATATCTTCTGGAGAAGTTTCAAGTCTTACTAAAACAACCTTTTCACCATTTTCCTTTCTTATTTTAGCTTCTTCAGCTGTAAATGCTATTTTTCCATAAGCTGCTCCTGGAGAAGCTGGTAAACCTTTTGCTATAGGAATAGCCTTCTTTAAATCTTCTGTCATGAATGTTGGGTGTAATAATGAATCTAATTGATTTGGTTCAACCTTTAATATTGCTTCTTCCTTAGTTAACATACCTTCTTCAACTAAGTCAACAGCAATCTTTAAAGCAGCTTGCGCTGTTCTCTTACCATTTCTTGTTTGTAAGAAGAATAACTTTCCTTCTTCAATAGTTATTTCCATGTCTTGCATGTCTTTATAATGTTGTTCTAACTTATGAACTATTTCAGTAAATTGCTTATAAATTTCAGGATTTTGTTCTTCTAATTTTGCAATTGGAAGTGGTGTTCTAATACCTGCAACAACATCTTCCCCTTGAGCATTCATTAGATACTCACCATATATTTTATTTTCTCCAGTTGCAGGGTTTCTTGAGAATACAACTCCTGTTCCTGAAGTTTCCCCTTTATTACCAAATACCATCTCTTGAACGTTTACAGCAGTACCCCATTCTCCTGGTATATCATTTAATCTTCTATATACTATTGCTCTCGGATTATTCCAAGATCTAAATACAGCAGTTATAGCTTCAATTAATTGATGTTTTGGATCTTGTGGGAAATCTTCTCCACGTTCTTTCTTATATGTTTCTTTATACCTAATAGTTACTTCTTTTAAATCCTCTGCTGTTAAATCAGAATCTAATTTTACTCCTCTACTTTCTTTTATTTCATCTAATATATTTTCAAATAATCTTTTTTCAATGCCCATAACTACGTCTGAAAACATTTGTATAAATCTTCTATAAGAATCATAAGCAAATCTTGGATTATTTGTTAGCTTAGCCATAGCTTCTACAGATTCATCATTTAATCCTAGATTTAATACAGTATCCATCATTCCAGGCATTGAAACTCTAGCTCCAGATCTTACTGAAACTAAAAGAGGATTTGTTAAACTTCCAAATTCTTTTCCTGTTATTTTTTCTAGTTCTGAAATTCTTTCGTAAATTTCTTCAATGATTTCTTCTGCTATTACTTGACCATCCTCGTAATACTTGTTGCAGGCTTCAGTTGTTACAGTAAAGCCTTGCGGTACTGGGATTCCTAACGAAATCATTTCTGCTAAATTTGCCCCTTTACCTCCTAGAAGATTCCTCATTGAGGCATTTCCTTCACTAAAAAGGTAAACATACTTCTTTTTCTTCATCTCAATACTCCTCCGTTTAATCAAATTGATATGATATATAGAAACAATACTATTGTATTGTAGCTACCCTATTAATACTACTTAAATTTAATAAACAAATTAATGTTCTTCTCCTAGCTTTACAAAAAGCTTTGTTATGTTAGTTTTTGAAACCTTACCTATAACTTTATACTGATTTCTCCCAGCATCTTCCTTTTCAATTTTTTCAACTATTGGAATGCTGTCAACTTCATGTTCAATTATTTTTTTTGCTAAGTCATAAGCTTTATCTTCTGCAAATCCACAAATAATATTGGGCATTCTAGTCATAATCACCCCTACTGGAACCTTATGTATATCAGTCCCCCCTATTGCTATTTTAAGAAAATCCTTTCTTGAAATAGCTCCTACTAATGCCCCATTATTTTCTACAAAAAGTGTTCCTACATCATTTAAAAATAAAAATACTATTGCATCATATACCATAGTTTCTTCGCTAACCGTTATTGGCTTTGACATTATCTCTTTTGCTAAAACTTTTGAAACCTTGTCTATAACTTCAAAATTTTTTTGTTCTCCCAAATATACGTAGCCAACCTTTGGTTTAGCATCTAAAATACCTAACATAGTCAAAATCGCTAAATCAGCTCTTAAGGCAGCCCTTGTTACTCCAAGCTTTTCAGCTAATTCTTCACTAGTAACTGGCTGTCCAATTTTTACTATATTAACGATTTCTTCTTGTCTATGTGATAATTTCAAACTTATCCCTCTTTCTTTAATGCAAAGAGAATATTCAGATAATTTCGATTAATCTGATATTACTATTATAGCATTTTATTACAACTTTACTATATTTATTTTTATATTTTTTTTATTAAATTATCTGAATATTCTCTATTACATAAGCTTTTTTTCATAATTGCTCTGTTTATCTTTCTTTTTCTAATTATTGCTCTTCCTTTTCATCTTCATCAAAATTCACACTATAACTAAAAACATTATCTTCTAAAGTTTCTTCATCTTTTTTTATATTACTCATAACATCATCTTTTAAATCAACAACCTTATCCTTTACTTTAGACGCTACACTAGTTGCTGTATCCTTAATATCTTCCATAGTCTTAGTAATATACTTATTAACTATTTCAACTGTTCCATCTTCCTTAGTAATTTCTATAGTTATTTTGGTTACTACTGCTGCAATAACAACAAAGGCTAAAATTGGTGGAATTAATATTCCTATTACTCCTGCAGCTATACCTGCATTTACAGGGACATCAACAATTTCCTTGCCATCTTTAGTTACTCTAATTCTAGTTACATTTCCTTTATTAATTAGTTCCTTAAACCAATTTTTTAGATCTTCAATAGTTTCATATTTTTCTTCCTTACTTTTTAATTTTGCAGCCTTTTTTTGATTTTCTATATAGATTATTGCATCTACAACATCTTCATTGCTTAATTCTAATGCCTCTTTAGCTTCAGCATAGCTTACTCCTGTTCTTTCTATTACTTGATCAACTTTTTCTAATGTTATTGACATAATATCACTCCTTTATATAATTTAACATTTCTAAACTTTTTGGTTTTCTTGTATAGTTTGATGATATTATATAGTTTGTAATTTTATAAATATCTTTTTTTGTATCTTCATTAATATTAAGTCTATATAATTTATCCATTGAAGTTTTTAAAAGAAATTTAATAGAATTATATGCAGGTTTGGAAATATAAATTCCTTGATGTCTTTCACATTCCTCACAAACTCCACCATAATATGCTAAAGATATATAATTTGATACCGAAATTTTTTTATTACAAACAACACAATTATCTAACTTTAATCCATATCCTGTTGCTTTTAAAAGTTTTAATTCAAAAGATCTTAATAATATTTCATAATTTAATACATCAGTATTTAATAAATACATGCAAGTTATAAAATCTCTAAACAAACTGTAATTTATTTCTCCTTCTTCAATACAAATATCTATCAGTTCGCATAAATAAGATGAATATGTAAGTTTATCTAAATTCTCTAATAACCCTTGAAATGAATTGATAATTCTTCCTTCTTGTAGATTATATAAACTCTTACCTTTGAACAAAACAAATTCTCCATAACAGAATGGGAGTGTAATAGTAAAAAACCTATTTTTATTTTTCTTTGCCCCTTTTGCTATCGTTGTTATTTTGCCCAATTTATCTGTATATAACCATACTAATTTATCATTTTCTTTAAACTCTTTTGTCTTAATAATAACTCCTTTTATCTTATGCAACGACAGAAGTAACATCCCCCATCTATTTAAGTTTTTTGTAGCCTAAATCCTTTAAAAGAATCTGATTATCACGCCACTCTTTTCTTACCTTAACCCAAATCTTTAAGTTTACTTTAGCTCTTAAAAATCTTTCAATTTCATATCTTGCAGTTTCACCTATCTTTTTAAGAGATTGGCCATTTTTCCCTATTATTATTCCCTTATGAGAATCTTTCTCACAAATCATATCTGCTTCAATATGATATGTACCATTTTCTTTTTCTTTCATTTGAATAATATCAACTGCAATCCCATGAGGTATTTCATCTCTTAAATTTCTTAGTGCTTTTTCTCTTATAATTTCTGAAACTACAAATCTTTCTTGCACATCTGTTATCATATCATCTGGATAGTACTTAGGACCTTCAGGCATATTTTCAATCATTAGCTTGACTAATTTATCTACATTCTTATTTTTAAGAGCTGATATAGGAATAATTTCCTTAAAATTCATCTCTTCTGAATACATTTGTAAAGTTTTCGCAACTCTATCTTGTGTATATTCATCAATTTTATTTACAACTAAAAATACAGGAATCTTTGAATTTTTTAATGTTTCTAAAATAAATTGATCTCCTTTTCCTATTTTTTCATCCGGATTAATTAAAAATAAGATTAAATCTACATCCTTAATAGAATCCTTAGCAGAGTTTACCATATACTCTCCTAATTTATGTTTTGGCTTATGTATTCCTGGTGTATCTACAAAAACCAATTGATAATCTTCTCCTGTTAATATTGTTTGAATATTATTTCTTGTGGTTTGTGGTTTATTTGAAACTATCGATAACTTTTCTCCCATTATTTGATTTAATAATGTTGATTTACCTACATTAGGTCTTCCTACTATCGTTACAAATCCTGATTTAAACATTTGTCCTCCTTAGTTCTCTAAATCTTTTTTTGTAAATGCTCCTGGCATAACTTCACCAAAAGTTTTTACTATATAATCTTCTTTATTTTTTATTAAAATTATTGGAGTATTTTCATCTTCAACAAATTCACTAATTACTTGTCTGCAAATTCCACAAGGAGTTGTATAAGTTCTTATATCTCCTACTATTGCAATAGCCTTTATTATTCTATTTCCTTCTGAAATTCCTTTGAAAATTGCTGTTCTTTCTGCACAATTTGTTGCGCCAAAGGATGCATTTTCTATATTACATCCTGTATAAATATTATCATCTTCAAATAATACTGCAGCACCTACTTTAAATTTTGAATATGGTACATAGGCTTTTTCTCTTGATTCTAAAGCTTTTTCAATAAGGCGCTTAAAATCCATAACATTTCCTCCACTTACAGTTATTGTACCTTTTATTATATCATTTCTTATATAAAATTAAACTAGTTCAAAATAAATAAATTCCTTTTATCAAATTTTAAATATGATAAAAATTAATAATGTTAATAAAGTTCCAAAAATTGCTCCTATAATAACTTCAAAAATAGAATGTACATTTGAATCTACCCTGCTTTGAGCTGTAATAAGAGCCATTAAATAACTTAAAACTATGCATATAGCTTCTTCTGTTATTAAGGATATAGCTGTAGCTAGCGAAAATGCTAAAGCACTATGTCCACTAGGCATTCCGCCTCTTAAAGGAGTTCCTTCTCCAAATATAGCTTTTATTATAAGAGTTACTATTGTTACTATTGCTAATGCTATAAAAATAGTATAAGGCTCTGAATGCTTAATTTTAAATATAACTCTATAAGATATTTGGGTTATTTTATCCCAAAACATTATATACCCAACAATGATGGCATTGATAGCTGTAATTAAAACCGCCCCTGCAGCGGCATTTTTTGCTATTTTAGCTAAGGGATGATAGTGATTCATGCTCATATCTATAGTTGCTTCTATAGCTGTATTAATAATTTCTGCTGCTAAAACTAAAGTAATAGTAAGTAATAATACTAAAAATTCTACCTTAGATAAATCAACAAAAAAGCATATAGTTAATATTATTAATGAAGCTAATAAATGAAATCTCATATTCCTTTGAGTTCTCACTGTATCTATAATTCCCTCTATAGCATAATTAAAACTTTCAACTATCTTTCTTATTTTCATATTTTCCTCTCATTATTTTTATCTTCTTATTTCTAATTTATTCAATATTTCCTCTTCTCTTTGCCTCATCTTAATCTTATCTTCTTCTACCATATGATCATAACCTAATAAATGTAATATTGAGTGTAAAACTAAATAATTTACTTCCCTTTCATAGGAATGTCCATACTCCTTACTTTGTTCTAAAGCTTTTTCTAAAGACAAAACCATATCTCCAAGTACTAATTCATCTCCATCTTTATAGATTTCATCAAAATCATAACCTAAATAAATATCTTTAAATACCTTTCCTTCTTCATATTCTAGCATCGGAAAAGAAAGTACATCTGTTACCTTATCTATTTTTCTAGCTTCATTATTAATCTTTCTTATTTCTTCATTATCAACAAAAAGAAGTGAAATTTGATATTCTCCTGTTACACCTTCTTCTCTTAAAGCAAAATCACAAACTCTTTCTATTTTATCTATAAATTCTTCTGTTATTTCTAATTTCTTTTGTCTATTTTCTGTATATAACATACGAGCCTCCCAATCTTTTTTAATATATATAAATTCCTCTAAATAAAAAGTAAAAGTAATAATATAAATTAAGAATTAAAATTTTAGTTTTAATTTTAATTCTTAATTTAATATATTTATTTCTTTTTCTCTGTTGGGTATTCTATTCTTTGATGATACATGCCATCAAAGGATTTTAGAAAACTCCTTTTAATAATTTCTATATCTTTTAAGGTTAAATCACAATTAATTAGTTGATTAGATTTTATTTTATCATTAATAATGTTATTTACCATTTCCTCAATTTTAGCTTTAGTTGGTTCACTAATTGATCTTACAGCAGCTTCTGCACTATCTGCTAACATTAATATCCCAGCCTCTTTTGTATGTGGTATAGGACCAGAATATCTAAATTCTTCCTCTTTTATATCCTCAGGATTATCTGCTGCTTCCTTTGCTTTATAGTAAAAATATTTAACTAAAGTTGTTCCATGATGCTCAACTATCATGTCTTGAATAACCTGAGGAATTTTATACTCTTTTGCTAACTCTATTCCATCTTTTGGATGTGATAAAATTATTAATGCACTTAAATTAGGTGTAATTTTATCATGAGGATTATCTCTTCCAATTTGATTTTCCCCAAAAAAGAAAGGTCTCTTTGTTTTTCCTATATCATGATAATAAGCTCCAACCCTTGCAATTACAGGATTTCCTCCTACTGCTTCTGCAGCAGATTCAGCAATATTCGCAACCATCATACTATGGTGATAAGTACCAGGGGCCTCCATCAATAATTTCTTCATAAGCGGCTGGTTAGGATTTGACAGTTCTAATAATTTTATATTTGTAACAACATCAAAAATTGATTCATAAAAAGGAAGTAATCCTAGAGCAAGTATTCCTGAAACAAAACAACCTATTGAAGTATACATTGTTTTTATTAATATCTCTTTCAAATTATTTGAATATAACATACTAGAAGCCATTGTAATCAAAGTAGATATTACTGTTATATATATTGTTGAATAAATAATGTCATTCCTTTGCTGAACTTTATTTAGAGCCAAAGTTGATATAATAACATTTACTATTGATATTAGTATTATGCCAACATCAAACCCTACAACTATAGCAACTAAAATAATATTTAACAAATTCATTACTAGAGAAGTTTTACTATTTATTAAAATTGCCATTAACATACTGCTGCATACAATAGGTATTAAATAAGGTGAAATCCCTTTTATTAATATAGATAGAATTATAAAAATAATATTAATAGAACTAATTAAAGTCAGCATTTTCTTGTTCTTTAACATTTCGCTATCTTCTTTTAACAAATATCTGTATTGTAAAAATAGAATAACAATGACTGCTACAGCTAAAGAAATAAAAATCTTTATCGAGCTTCTATTTATCCCATCATTAAGCATTCCCAATTGCTCTAGTAAATTAATTTGTTCTTGAGTTACTGGTTCGCCCTCCTTAATAATGGTTTGATTTTTCTTAATTATTTCTGGTTCAACATTTTTTTTAGCTTCTTCTATCTTTTCTTCAGTTTTCTCTTTGTCATAAAACATATTTGGCTTTATTTGACTATAGCATATTTCTCTTACTATCTCCTCTAAAGTTCTATCATAATTTTTTTCTGCTAATAAATTATCTATTATATTTCTAGATCTTTGTATATTATCATAATTATTTTCTTCAATATTATTTTTATACACTTCTTCTAAAGAACTAGAAATAAAATTATTAATCTCTGAAAGCTTCTCTTTATCTAAAGACAATAATATATTGTAATCTTCATCCCTTAATGTTATCCCATTAACCTTTTCTATATTTTTTAATTTATCTTCATCTTCACCGCTTTTATTAGAAGAAATACTTTTGTTTATATTTTCAAAAAGTATATTTACTTTTGATAAAGCTTCTATCCTCACTTCACTTTTTATTGTATATTGCTTATCTACTTTTGAAGCTGCTTCTTGCTGTTTTTCTAGAGTAGCAGCTTCATCTACTACATCTACTGGCGCCTTTATATCGGCATCCGCAATATCTCCAACTGCTAAATTATGTTTTTTTGGTGATACTACTATAAGCAAAAGAAAATATATTATAATAAATACAACACAATAAATTATTGGTATTTTATATTTTTCTTGAATATAATTTTTGTTTTTCTTCGTTTTTATCCACTTAAATTTATTTATGGACATGTCAATCACCTTCTAATCTTAATAGTTTTTTAGTAATCAACAGGATTATTATCAACTATATTTTGTTCAACCACAAAAATAACATTTACAATAACATTTCCATCTGCCTCATCTTTAGTCGTTACTATTTTATCTTTAATTTTTGCTTCCCGCGTTAAATTGTTATATAGAGATTCCTGCAACTGCTTAACTGCATTATCTATAGCTTCTTCTTTAGTCAACCTTACCGGAAATTCTTCCTTTTCATAATAATTAACTTTATTAAATATTTTTCCACTTTCCTCTATTTTATCATACTCTTTAAAACCTTTTATAGCTTTTTTAAGATAAATTTTCTTTCCGAACATTTCTAAATAGATATCACTATCCTTATTCCCATTTCTCTTAAGCTCAGTACCATCTATTTTGACAACCATGTTTTTTTCATAAAAGGTATTTGCCATTACTACACCATCCGGAACAACTTCATACGGGTTTTCTTCCTTGCCATTTATTCCTTCTATTAAGATATCTCCTGGTTTTACTAAATCTCCTATATGAACAGTAGACCTTCCAGAAAAAACATATACCCTACTTACTTCTCCCTCCATTTTAGAAACTAAATTTCCCTTTTTCTCTTCTATTATTTCTGGTGGATTAACTTTTTCTTCTATATTAACTTTTAATGTAGAGCCTTCGATTCTCACTCTTATCCAAAGTATACCAGAATTAATATCTTCTATCTTTTTCTCTAACTCTTTGACATCTATTTCTTTTTTCTTTATACCAGGGACGATGCCTAAATTATATAAATCTTGTCTTATTTCATAAGGTGATAAATTATTTCTTGTGTTAATTTCTATACTCCAAACGAAGGTTGAAAGATATAAGAGGATTATTAAAAAAATCCCAGCCCCTATGCATAAAAATATTTTATTTTTTAATCTAAATAATAAAAATAATATGCCTCTTTCACCAACTATCTTAACTTTTCCATTTAATCTTTTTATAATTCTCTTTAAATTATCATAGTCTTTATATTCTATTGTGACTCTTAAAGTTACTATATCTACTTTTTTAACATTCAATATGTTTATATTTTCATTCCATAATATGTTTAAAACTCTTTCGGGATTTAGTACTTTTATTTCAATTATTAACTTTCCAGTTTCAAATATTCCTCCAGCCATTTTACACCTCATATGATATAGAATTAAATTTACCACTAATAGTTATTGTGGATTCACCTATATATAATATTTCAAAATTATCACCTTCGATGGAAATTGGCTTTAATTTAGTATTTACTTTTATTATGTTTCTTTCAAAAAGTACTATCCCCTTATGATTTT from Clostridium isatidis harbors:
- a CDS encoding diacylglycerol kinase, which encodes MKIRKIVESFNYAIEGIIDTVRTQRNMRFHLLASLIILTICFFVDLSKVEFLVLLLTITLVLAAEIINTAIEATIDMSMNHYHPLAKIAKNAAAGAVLITAINAIIVGYIMFWDKITQISYRVIFKIKHSEPYTIFIALAIVTIVTLIIKAIFGEGTPLRGGMPSGHSALAFSLATAISLITEEAICIVLSYLMALITAQSRVDSNVHSIFEVIIGAIFGTLLTLLIFIIFKI
- the recO gene encoding DNA repair protein RecO, which codes for MLLLSLHKIKGVIIKTKEFKENDKLVWLYTDKLGKITTIAKGAKKNKNRFFTITLPFCYGEFVLFKGKSLYNLQEGRIINSFQGLLENLDKLTYSSYLCELIDICIEEGEINYSLFRDFITCMYLLNTDVLNYEILLRSFELKLLKATGYGLKLDNCVVCNKKISVSNYISLAYYGGVCEECERHQGIYISKPAYNSIKFLLKTSMDKLYRLNINEDTKKDIYKITNYIISSNYTRKPKSLEMLNYIKE
- the era gene encoding GTPase Era, with translation MFKSGFVTIVGRPNVGKSTLLNQIMGEKLSIVSNKPQTTRNNIQTILTGEDYQLVFVDTPGIHKPKHKLGEYMVNSAKDSIKDVDLILFLINPDEKIGKGDQFILETLKNSKIPVFLVVNKIDEYTQDRVAKTLQMYSEEMNFKEIIPISALKNKNVDKLVKLMIENMPEGPKYYPDDMITDVQERFVVSEIIREKALRNLRDEIPHGIAVDIIQMKEKENGTYHIEADMICEKDSHKGIIIGKNGQSLKKIGETARYEIERFLRAKVNLKIWVKVRKEWRDNQILLKDLGYKKLK
- a CDS encoding helix-turn-helix transcriptional regulator, whose translation is MKLSHRQEEIVNIVKIGQPVTSEELAEKLGVTRAALRADLAILTMLGILDAKPKVGYVYLGEQKNFEVIDKVSKVLAKEIMSKPITVSEETMVYDAIVFLFLNDVGTLFVENNGALVGAISRKDFLKIAIGGTDIHKVPVGVIMTRMPNIICGFAEDKAYDLAKKIIEHEVDSIPIVEKIEKEDAGRNQYKVIGKVSKTNITKLFVKLGEEH
- the yqfD gene encoding sporulation protein YqfD, with translation MAGGIFETGKLIIEIKVLNPERVLNILWNENINILNVKKVDIVTLRVTIEYKDYDNLKRIIKRLNGKVKIVGERGILFLLFRLKNKIFLCIGAGIFLIILLYLSTFVWSIEINTRNNLSPYEIRQDLYNLGIVPGIKKKEIDVKELEKKIEDINSGILWIRVRIEGSTLKVNIEEKVNPPEIIEEKKGNLVSKMEGEVSRVYVFSGRSTVHIGDLVKPGDILIEGINGKEENPYEVVPDGVVMANTFYEKNMVVKIDGTELKRNGNKDSDIYLEMFGKKIYLKKAIKGFKEYDKIEESGKIFNKVNYYEKEEFPVRLTKEEAIDNAVKQLQESLYNNLTREAKIKDKIVTTKDEADGNVIVNVIFVVEQNIVDNNPVDY
- the ybeY gene encoding rRNA maturation RNase YbeY, with the protein product MLYTENRQKKLEITEEFIDKIERVCDFALREEGVTGEYQISLLFVDNEEIRKINNEARKIDKVTDVLSFPMLEYEEGKVFKDIYLGYDFDEIYKDGDELVLGDMVLSLEKALEQSKEYGHSYEREVNYLVLHSILHLLGYDHMVEEDKIKMRQREEEILNKLEIRR
- a CDS encoding cytidine deaminase, with the translated sequence MDFKRLIEKALESREKAYVPYSKFKVGAAVLFEDDNIYTGCNIENASFGATNCAERTAIFKGISEGNRIIKAIAIVGDIRTYTTPCGICRQVISEFVEDENTPIILIKNKEDYIVKTFGEVMPGAFTKKDLEN
- a CDS encoding HD family phosphohydrolase produces the protein MSINKFKWIKTKKNKNYIQEKYKIPIIYCVVFIIIYFLLLIVVSPKKHNLAVGDIADADIKAPVDVVDEAATLEKQQEAASKVDKQYTIKSEVRIEALSKVNILFENINKSISSNKSGEDEDKLKNIEKVNGITLRDEDYNILLSLDKEKLSEINNFISSSLEEVYKNNIEENNYDNIQRSRNIIDNLLAEKNYDRTLEEIVREICYSQIKPNMFYDKEKTEEKIEEAKKNVEPEIIKKNQTIIKEGEPVTQEQINLLEQLGMLNDGINRSSIKIFISLAVAVIVILFLQYRYLLKEDSEMLKNKKMLTLISSINIIFIILSILIKGISPYLIPIVCSSMLMAILINSKTSLVMNLLNIILVAIVVGFDVGIILISIVNVIISTLALNKVQQRNDIIYSTIYITVISTLITMASSMLYSNNLKEILIKTMYTSIGCFVSGILALGLLPFYESIFDVVTNIKLLELSNPNQPLMKKLLMEAPGTYHHSMMVANIAESAAEAVGGNPVIARVGAYYHDIGKTKRPFFFGENQIGRDNPHDKITPNLSALIILSHPKDGIELAKEYKIPQVIQDMIVEHHGTTLVKYFYYKAKEAADNPEDIKEEEFRYSGPIPHTKEAGILMLADSAEAAVRSISEPTKAKIEEMVNNIINDKIKSNQLINCDLTLKDIEIIKRSFLKSFDGMYHQRIEYPTEKKK
- the yqfC gene encoding sporulation protein YqfC, coding for MQNKIDKGREIIAEKLNISKDIALDLPRISVIGQEEITIENHKGIVLFERNIIKVNTKLKPISIEGDNFEILYIGESTITISGKFNSISYEV
- the ppdK gene encoding pyruvate, phosphate dikinase encodes the protein MKKKKYVYLFSEGNASMRNLLGGKGANLAEMISLGIPVPQGFTVTTEACNKYYEDGQVIAEEIIEEIYERISELEKITGKEFGSLTNPLLVSVRSGARVSMPGMMDTVLNLGLNDESVEAMAKLTNNPRFAYDSYRRFIQMFSDVVMGIEKRLFENILDEIKESRGVKLDSDLTAEDLKEVTIRYKETYKKERGEDFPQDPKHQLIEAITAVFRSWNNPRAIVYRRLNDIPGEWGTAVNVQEMVFGNKGETSGTGVVFSRNPATGENKIYGEYLMNAQGEDVVAGIRTPLPIAKLEEQNPEIYKQFTEIVHKLEQHYKDMQDMEITIEEGKLFFLQTRNGKRTAQAALKIAVDLVEEGMLTKEEAILKVEPNQLDSLLHPTFMTEDLKKAIPIAKGLPASPGAAYGKIAFTAEEAKIRKENGEKVVLVRLETSPEDIEGMIAAEGILTVRGGMTSHAAVVARGMGTCCVAGCGELVINEEAKTLEVAGKVYTADDYISIDGSTGNVYGEKIATVAPEISGHFAKFMGWADEIRKLKVRTNADTPRDTKQAVEFGAEGIGLCRTEHMFFAEDRIMAVREMIVAKNEEDRRKALEKLLPMQREDFIGIYEALEERPATIRFLDPPLHEFLPHTDEEIRELAEELGLTFEELKATVRNLHEFNPMMGHRGCRLAVSYPEIAEMQTRAVIEAAIEVKKNKGYNIVPEIMIPLVGEVKELKYVKDVVVETAKKVMEEKGVELEYHVGTMIEIPRAALTADEIAKEAEFFSFGTNDLTQMTFGFSRDDAAKFLKHYYDRNIYEQDPFAKVDQTGVGQLVKIAVEKGKATRPDIKLGVCGEHGGDPSSVEFFHNVGLNYVSCSPFRVPIARLAAAQAQVKNPRK
- a CDS encoding DUF4342 domain-containing protein, which codes for MSITLEKVDQVIERTGVSYAEAKEALELSNEDVVDAIIYIENQKKAAKLKSKEEKYETIEDLKNWFKELINKGNVTRIRVTKDGKEIVDVPVNAGIAAGVIGILIPPILAFVVIAAVVTKITIEITKEDGTVEIVNKYITKTMEDIKDTATSVASKVKDKVVDLKDDVMSNIKKDEETLEDNVFSYSVNFDEDEKEEQ